The Pogona vitticeps strain Pit_001003342236 chromosome 6, PviZW2.1, whole genome shotgun sequence genome contains a region encoding:
- the STAC2 gene encoding SH3 and cysteine-rich domain-containing protein 2 isoform X3 has translation MTEITEKENDPQHNSDVQQTPGTGSSLQETKLQRFKRSLSLKTILRSKSVENFFLRSNSEFKLPSDVLLSPPDSVPPLSPPPAPTEAEHSPRAIHKSLAPLKPMKTHSFQEHVFKKHNPCEICHQLIVGNSKQGLRCKTCKVSVHLWCSEEVSHQQCPGKTQATSFRRNLSSPMLLHEPQPQPAVTTKESPPAGPSGKVDPVYETLRYGTSLAYMNRSSFSSTSESPTKSLNEKDDVGEDTESGGQTAEENQADCNEQVFSLPAEGEGTTTSEEKSPGKQSARGSIRKEISPMYSYVALYKFMPQENNDLPLKPGDRIMLVDDSNEDWWKGKMGDRMGFFPANFVQRVRPGETVWRCGKTFYGNKEQGQLSLKENQICVGVGKTNESDGFIKVTSGKKRGLVPADILTEI, from the exons CTACAACGTTTCAAGCGCTCCCTCTCCCTGAAAACCATCCTGCGGAGCAAAAGCGTTGAGAATTTCTTCCTGCGCTCCAATAGTGAGTTCAAATTGCCCTCGGATGTGCTGCTCAGCCCCCCAGATTCTGTGCCACCTCTGTCTCCACCGCCTGCCCCCACTGAAGCTGAACACTCTCCCCGGGCAATTCACAAGTCTCTGGCACCCCTCAAGCCCATGAAAACTCACAGCTTCCAGGAGCATGTCTTCAAGAAACACAACCCGTGTGAAATCTGCCACCAGCTTATTGTAG GAAACTCCAAGCAAGGCCTGCGATGCAAGACATGCAAAGTTAGTGTGCATCTGTGGTGTTCAGAAGAAGTTTCTCATCAGCAGTGTCCAGGCAAGACG CAGGCAACCTCCTTCCGAAGAAATCTCAGCTCTCCCATGCTACTGCATGAACCTCAGCCACAGCCAGCAGTGACCACCAAGGAGTCTCCCCCTGCAG GTCCCAGCGGAAAGGTGGATCCTGTTTATGAGACTCTGCGCTATGGCACTTCACTGGCTTATATGAATCGCTCCAGTTTCAGCAGCACGTCTGAATCCCCCACAAAGAGCCTG AATGAAAAGGATGATGTGGGTGAAGATACAGAAAGTGGTGGACAGACTGCAGAGGAAAACCAGGCTGATTGTAATGAGCAAG ttttctCACTGCCAGCGGAAGGTGAGGGCACCACTACATCAGAAGAgaaaagcccaggaaaacag TCAGCCCGGGGCTCCATCCGCAAGGAGATCTCACCCATGTATTCCTATGTAGCTCTCTACAAGTTTATGCCTCAAGAGAACAATGATCTACCCCTGAA GCCTGGAGATCGAATTATGCTGGTGGATGACTCCAATGAAGACTGGTGGAAG GGGAAGATGGGCGATCGCATGGGCTTCTTCCCAGCCAATTTTGTACAGCGGGTTCGTCCAGGTGAAACAGTCTGGAGATGTGGCAAGACTTTCTATGGCAATAAGGAGCAAGGGCAGCTCAGTCTTAAGGAAAACCAG ATCTGTGTTGGTGTGGGGAAGACCAATGAGAGCGATGGTTTCATCAAGGTGACAAGTGGCAAAAAGCGGGGGCTGGTGCCTGCTGACATACTCACAGAAATCTGA
- the STAC2 gene encoding SH3 and cysteine-rich domain-containing protein 2 isoform X2 yields MTEITEKENDPQHNSDVQQTPGTGSSLQETKLQRFKRSLSLKTILRSKSVENFFLRSNSEFKLPSDVLLSPPDSVPPLSPPPAPTEAEHSPRAIHKSLAPLKPMKTHSFQEHVFKKHNPCEICHQLIVGNSKQGLRCKTCKVSVHLWCSEEVSHQQCPGKTATSFRRNLSSPMLLHEPQPQPAVTTKESPPAAGPSGKVDPVYETLRYGTSLAYMNRSSFSSTSESPTKSLNEKDDVGEDTESGGQTAEENQADCNEQVFSLPAEGEGTTTSEEKSPGKQSARGSIRKEISPMYSYVALYKFMPQENNDLPLKPGDRIMLVDDSNEDWWKGKMGDRMGFFPANFVQRVRPGETVWRCGKTFYGNKEQGQLSLKENQICVGVGKTNESDGFIKVTSGKKRGLVPADILTEI; encoded by the exons CTACAACGTTTCAAGCGCTCCCTCTCCCTGAAAACCATCCTGCGGAGCAAAAGCGTTGAGAATTTCTTCCTGCGCTCCAATAGTGAGTTCAAATTGCCCTCGGATGTGCTGCTCAGCCCCCCAGATTCTGTGCCACCTCTGTCTCCACCGCCTGCCCCCACTGAAGCTGAACACTCTCCCCGGGCAATTCACAAGTCTCTGGCACCCCTCAAGCCCATGAAAACTCACAGCTTCCAGGAGCATGTCTTCAAGAAACACAACCCGTGTGAAATCTGCCACCAGCTTATTGTAG GAAACTCCAAGCAAGGCCTGCGATGCAAGACATGCAAAGTTAGTGTGCATCTGTGGTGTTCAGAAGAAGTTTCTCATCAGCAGTGTCCAGGCAAGACG GCAACCTCCTTCCGAAGAAATCTCAGCTCTCCCATGCTACTGCATGAACCTCAGCCACAGCCAGCAGTGACCACCAAGGAGTCTCCCCCTGCAG CAGGTCCCAGCGGAAAGGTGGATCCTGTTTATGAGACTCTGCGCTATGGCACTTCACTGGCTTATATGAATCGCTCCAGTTTCAGCAGCACGTCTGAATCCCCCACAAAGAGCCTG AATGAAAAGGATGATGTGGGTGAAGATACAGAAAGTGGTGGACAGACTGCAGAGGAAAACCAGGCTGATTGTAATGAGCAAG ttttctCACTGCCAGCGGAAGGTGAGGGCACCACTACATCAGAAGAgaaaagcccaggaaaacag TCAGCCCGGGGCTCCATCCGCAAGGAGATCTCACCCATGTATTCCTATGTAGCTCTCTACAAGTTTATGCCTCAAGAGAACAATGATCTACCCCTGAA GCCTGGAGATCGAATTATGCTGGTGGATGACTCCAATGAAGACTGGTGGAAG GGGAAGATGGGCGATCGCATGGGCTTCTTCCCAGCCAATTTTGTACAGCGGGTTCGTCCAGGTGAAACAGTCTGGAGATGTGGCAAGACTTTCTATGGCAATAAGGAGCAAGGGCAGCTCAGTCTTAAGGAAAACCAG ATCTGTGTTGGTGTGGGGAAGACCAATGAGAGCGATGGTTTCATCAAGGTGACAAGTGGCAAAAAGCGGGGGCTGGTGCCTGCTGACATACTCACAGAAATCTGA
- the STAC2 gene encoding SH3 and cysteine-rich domain-containing protein 2 isoform X1: protein MTEITEKENDPQHNSDVQQTPGTGSSLQETKLQRFKRSLSLKTILRSKSVENFFLRSNSEFKLPSDVLLSPPDSVPPLSPPPAPTEAEHSPRAIHKSLAPLKPMKTHSFQEHVFKKHNPCEICHQLIVGNSKQGLRCKTCKVSVHLWCSEEVSHQQCPGKTQATSFRRNLSSPMLLHEPQPQPAVTTKESPPAAGPSGKVDPVYETLRYGTSLAYMNRSSFSSTSESPTKSLNEKDDVGEDTESGGQTAEENQADCNEQVFSLPAEGEGTTTSEEKSPGKQSARGSIRKEISPMYSYVALYKFMPQENNDLPLKPGDRIMLVDDSNEDWWKGKMGDRMGFFPANFVQRVRPGETVWRCGKTFYGNKEQGQLSLKENQICVGVGKTNESDGFIKVTSGKKRGLVPADILTEI, encoded by the exons CTACAACGTTTCAAGCGCTCCCTCTCCCTGAAAACCATCCTGCGGAGCAAAAGCGTTGAGAATTTCTTCCTGCGCTCCAATAGTGAGTTCAAATTGCCCTCGGATGTGCTGCTCAGCCCCCCAGATTCTGTGCCACCTCTGTCTCCACCGCCTGCCCCCACTGAAGCTGAACACTCTCCCCGGGCAATTCACAAGTCTCTGGCACCCCTCAAGCCCATGAAAACTCACAGCTTCCAGGAGCATGTCTTCAAGAAACACAACCCGTGTGAAATCTGCCACCAGCTTATTGTAG GAAACTCCAAGCAAGGCCTGCGATGCAAGACATGCAAAGTTAGTGTGCATCTGTGGTGTTCAGAAGAAGTTTCTCATCAGCAGTGTCCAGGCAAGACG CAGGCAACCTCCTTCCGAAGAAATCTCAGCTCTCCCATGCTACTGCATGAACCTCAGCCACAGCCAGCAGTGACCACCAAGGAGTCTCCCCCTGCAG CAGGTCCCAGCGGAAAGGTGGATCCTGTTTATGAGACTCTGCGCTATGGCACTTCACTGGCTTATATGAATCGCTCCAGTTTCAGCAGCACGTCTGAATCCCCCACAAAGAGCCTG AATGAAAAGGATGATGTGGGTGAAGATACAGAAAGTGGTGGACAGACTGCAGAGGAAAACCAGGCTGATTGTAATGAGCAAG ttttctCACTGCCAGCGGAAGGTGAGGGCACCACTACATCAGAAGAgaaaagcccaggaaaacag TCAGCCCGGGGCTCCATCCGCAAGGAGATCTCACCCATGTATTCCTATGTAGCTCTCTACAAGTTTATGCCTCAAGAGAACAATGATCTACCCCTGAA GCCTGGAGATCGAATTATGCTGGTGGATGACTCCAATGAAGACTGGTGGAAG GGGAAGATGGGCGATCGCATGGGCTTCTTCCCAGCCAATTTTGTACAGCGGGTTCGTCCAGGTGAAACAGTCTGGAGATGTGGCAAGACTTTCTATGGCAATAAGGAGCAAGGGCAGCTCAGTCTTAAGGAAAACCAG ATCTGTGTTGGTGTGGGGAAGACCAATGAGAGCGATGGTTTCATCAAGGTGACAAGTGGCAAAAAGCGGGGGCTGGTGCCTGCTGACATACTCACAGAAATCTGA
- the STAC2 gene encoding SH3 and cysteine-rich domain-containing protein 2 isoform X4, protein MTEITEKENDPQHNSDVQQTPGTGSSLQETKLQRFKRSLSLKTILRSKSVENFFLRSNSEFKLPSDVLLSPPDSVPPLSPPPAPTEAEHSPRAIHKSLAPLKPMKTHSFQEHVFKKHNPCEICHQLIVGNSKQGLRCKTCKVSVHLWCSEEVSHQQCPGKTATSFRRNLSSPMLLHEPQPQPAVTTKESPPAGPSGKVDPVYETLRYGTSLAYMNRSSFSSTSESPTKSLNEKDDVGEDTESGGQTAEENQADCNEQVFSLPAEGEGTTTSEEKSPGKQSARGSIRKEISPMYSYVALYKFMPQENNDLPLKPGDRIMLVDDSNEDWWKGKMGDRMGFFPANFVQRVRPGETVWRCGKTFYGNKEQGQLSLKENQICVGVGKTNESDGFIKVTSGKKRGLVPADILTEI, encoded by the exons CTACAACGTTTCAAGCGCTCCCTCTCCCTGAAAACCATCCTGCGGAGCAAAAGCGTTGAGAATTTCTTCCTGCGCTCCAATAGTGAGTTCAAATTGCCCTCGGATGTGCTGCTCAGCCCCCCAGATTCTGTGCCACCTCTGTCTCCACCGCCTGCCCCCACTGAAGCTGAACACTCTCCCCGGGCAATTCACAAGTCTCTGGCACCCCTCAAGCCCATGAAAACTCACAGCTTCCAGGAGCATGTCTTCAAGAAACACAACCCGTGTGAAATCTGCCACCAGCTTATTGTAG GAAACTCCAAGCAAGGCCTGCGATGCAAGACATGCAAAGTTAGTGTGCATCTGTGGTGTTCAGAAGAAGTTTCTCATCAGCAGTGTCCAGGCAAGACG GCAACCTCCTTCCGAAGAAATCTCAGCTCTCCCATGCTACTGCATGAACCTCAGCCACAGCCAGCAGTGACCACCAAGGAGTCTCCCCCTGCAG GTCCCAGCGGAAAGGTGGATCCTGTTTATGAGACTCTGCGCTATGGCACTTCACTGGCTTATATGAATCGCTCCAGTTTCAGCAGCACGTCTGAATCCCCCACAAAGAGCCTG AATGAAAAGGATGATGTGGGTGAAGATACAGAAAGTGGTGGACAGACTGCAGAGGAAAACCAGGCTGATTGTAATGAGCAAG ttttctCACTGCCAGCGGAAGGTGAGGGCACCACTACATCAGAAGAgaaaagcccaggaaaacag TCAGCCCGGGGCTCCATCCGCAAGGAGATCTCACCCATGTATTCCTATGTAGCTCTCTACAAGTTTATGCCTCAAGAGAACAATGATCTACCCCTGAA GCCTGGAGATCGAATTATGCTGGTGGATGACTCCAATGAAGACTGGTGGAAG GGGAAGATGGGCGATCGCATGGGCTTCTTCCCAGCCAATTTTGTACAGCGGGTTCGTCCAGGTGAAACAGTCTGGAGATGTGGCAAGACTTTCTATGGCAATAAGGAGCAAGGGCAGCTCAGTCTTAAGGAAAACCAG ATCTGTGTTGGTGTGGGGAAGACCAATGAGAGCGATGGTTTCATCAAGGTGACAAGTGGCAAAAAGCGGGGGCTGGTGCCTGCTGACATACTCACAGAAATCTGA